A part of Tessaracoccus timonensis genomic DNA contains:
- a CDS encoding CPBP family intramembrane glutamic endopeptidase yields MSHPSQAPTLLHRGAPEDPPSDVPYALALQPVEPFRAMMGILLAFCGYVVLLPVVQQVVLFVGALARGVHDFPTYAKWARAYEIPEGLLAGHLALASLTLVALAVARFVHGRAGKWTFSVQPGMRWRYLLATFLVAVVVLNAMLWASFLWQGMPHFNAGQSNAGWFVLVVLLSSPLQALAEEVFFRGYLLQAFGSMTGKVWVGVVASSLIFAFMHGLQNPALFAHRLAFGLVSGALVLWTGGLEAGIAAHVVNNLGAFGYAIFTTSVAEIRAVQEITWAKAGWDMLTFVLFAVVAGLIARRMRLATRTP; encoded by the coding sequence GTGAGTCACCCCAGCCAGGCTCCGACGCTGCTGCACCGCGGGGCACCGGAGGATCCGCCGTCCGACGTGCCCTACGCGCTCGCGCTGCAGCCTGTCGAGCCGTTCCGGGCGATGATGGGCATTCTGCTGGCCTTTTGTGGCTATGTGGTGCTGCTCCCGGTCGTGCAGCAGGTGGTGCTCTTCGTCGGTGCGCTGGCGAGAGGCGTGCACGATTTCCCCACGTACGCCAAGTGGGCGCGCGCCTATGAGATCCCGGAAGGGCTGCTCGCCGGACATCTCGCCCTGGCCTCGCTCACGCTCGTGGCGCTGGCGGTGGCCAGGTTCGTGCATGGTCGAGCGGGAAAGTGGACGTTCTCCGTGCAACCGGGCATGCGGTGGCGGTATTTGCTCGCGACGTTCCTCGTCGCCGTGGTGGTGCTGAACGCCATGCTGTGGGCGTCGTTCCTCTGGCAAGGCATGCCGCATTTCAACGCAGGGCAGTCGAACGCGGGCTGGTTCGTGCTCGTGGTGCTGTTGTCGTCGCCACTGCAAGCACTCGCGGAAGAGGTGTTCTTCCGCGGCTACCTGTTGCAGGCGTTCGGTTCGATGACGGGGAAGGTGTGGGTCGGCGTGGTGGCCTCGTCGCTGATCTTCGCCTTCATGCACGGGCTCCAGAATCCGGCGCTGTTTGCGCACCGGCTGGCCTTCGGGCTGGTCTCGGGCGCGCTCGTGCTGTGGACGGGCGGCTTGGAAGCGGGCATCGCGGCGCACGTCGTGAACAATCTGGGTGCGTTCGGATACGCCATCTTCACTACGAGTGTGGCCGAGATTCGCGCGGTGCAGGAGATCACCTGGGCCAAGGCGGGATGGGACATGTTGACCTTCGTATTGTTCGCGGTTGTCGCCGGATTGATAGCTCGTCGCATGCGTCTGGCGACGCGAACTCCGTGA
- a CDS encoding LacI family DNA-binding transcriptional regulator, whose product MVRMIDVAQEAGVSVATVSRVLNGANVRPEAQAAVRSAVEKLGYAPNRAARTLRRRTSDVVGLIVADIENPFFTTFARTVEDKAHEQGLSIVLCNSDEDPAKEARYLQVAIDSQMAGVIVFPASDSTDLRPLVERGMAVVAVDRELPGEYPSVRFNNRDLGVVATKHLAEAGCTRIACVTGPSRLSTAEKRAEGWRDALGERGLVADDDLLIHADFRVEGGRHAAAQLLDLPTPPDAILATNNLAGVGVLRELAARRDSDTIVGVIGELPFATSMSGQVHVTPLPVGELAREAWLLLQSRMASGGDTANTVIIDTPAPQMWG is encoded by the coding sequence ATGGTGCGGATGATCGACGTCGCGCAGGAAGCGGGCGTGTCTGTGGCGACGGTCTCGCGCGTGCTGAACGGCGCGAACGTGCGGCCGGAAGCTCAGGCGGCAGTGCGAAGCGCCGTCGAGAAGCTTGGATACGCACCAAACCGCGCCGCGCGGACGCTGCGACGACGCACGTCGGATGTGGTGGGCCTCATCGTCGCGGACATCGAAAACCCATTCTTCACCACATTCGCGAGGACGGTAGAAGACAAAGCCCACGAGCAGGGGCTCTCCATCGTGCTGTGTAATTCCGACGAGGATCCGGCCAAGGAGGCGCGATACCTCCAAGTGGCCATCGATTCGCAGATGGCGGGGGTGATCGTGTTTCCCGCGTCCGACTCCACCGACCTGCGCCCCCTTGTGGAGCGCGGCATGGCCGTCGTCGCCGTCGACCGCGAGCTGCCGGGGGAGTACCCGTCGGTGCGGTTCAACAACCGAGATCTTGGAGTAGTGGCGACGAAGCACCTCGCCGAGGCGGGTTGCACACGCATCGCCTGCGTGACCGGCCCGTCGAGGCTCTCCACGGCGGAGAAGCGTGCTGAAGGGTGGCGCGACGCGCTCGGCGAACGTGGGCTCGTCGCTGACGATGACTTGCTCATTCACGCCGACTTCCGCGTCGAAGGCGGACGCCACGCCGCGGCGCAGTTGCTTGACCTTCCAACCCCACCAGACGCCATTCTCGCGACGAATAACCTGGCCGGGGTTGGGGTGTTGAGGGAACTCGCTGCGAGAAGGGACTCCGACACCATTGTTGGCGTCATTGGCGAGTTGCCGTTTGCGACGTCGATGTCGGGTCAGGTGCACGTCACGCCGCTGCCCGTAGGCGAGCTAGCACGCGAAGCGTGGTTGCTGCTGCAAAGCCGGATGGCGTCGGGCGGCGACACTGCAAACACCGTGATTATCGACACGCCGGCACCCCAAATGTGGGGATAA
- a CDS encoding SIS domain-containing protein, which yields MSAPATNATAGSFDDAVAAAQRAIEIEIATLQRQIDPLKAVLPQLLELIVGMRGRLIMTGIGKSGHIASKMAATFASTGTPSFFVHSTEALHGDAGMVTEDDVVIAISNSGKTAEVVRFVQVLNHRNIPVVAITRDESSPLAKGAQITIKLAMETEADPLNLAPTASTTATLAVGDALAAALMTHSGFTKDDFALHHVGGSLGQALDADDLVPGSKA from the coding sequence ATGTCAGCACCAGCCACGAACGCAACTGCGGGTTCGTTCGACGACGCCGTCGCCGCCGCCCAACGCGCCATCGAGATTGAAATCGCCACGCTGCAGCGGCAGATCGATCCGCTCAAGGCGGTGCTGCCGCAGCTGCTCGAACTCATCGTCGGCATGCGCGGCAGGCTCATCATGACGGGCATCGGCAAATCTGGGCACATCGCGTCGAAGATGGCCGCCACGTTCGCGAGCACCGGAACCCCGTCGTTCTTCGTGCACAGCACCGAGGCGCTGCACGGTGACGCAGGCATGGTGACGGAGGACGACGTTGTCATCGCCATTTCCAACTCCGGCAAGACCGCGGAAGTTGTGCGCTTCGTGCAGGTACTGAACCACCGCAACATCCCCGTCGTGGCCATCACCCGCGACGAATCCTCGCCGCTGGCCAAAGGTGCGCAGATCACCATCAAGCTGGCCATGGAAACGGAAGCGGACCCGTTGAATCTCGCCCCCACTGCTTCCACGACGGCAACTCTCGCAGTAGGCGACGCGCTCGCCGCAGCCCTCATGACCCACAGCGGCTTCACCAAGGACGACTTCGCCCTGCACCACGTCGGCGGCTCGCTCGGCCAGGCCCTGGACGCCGACGATCTCGTCCCCGGGAGCAAGGCATGA
- a CDS encoding type 1 glutamine amidotransferase, with the protein MSNASRSAPPRITVLELDELCPLDRFDPWLRAGAQLDVRRVWEQPDAFSRDLADGLIVLGGRANALDDTASPWLPAVMRMLRRAVDADVPTLGVCLGHQILAREFGGEVQAPAAGRDEEGAVEVVWSEEAASDPMVGELARAGASIVAESHNDAVTRIPDGASLLASSARCAVQAMRIGSAIGVQFHPEVSPERMELWTNGHGGDGAAIRREVEAVDAQVALAGRRLAEQFLVAVAERAGTIG; encoded by the coding sequence ATGTCCAATGCTTCCCGCAGCGCACCGCCGCGCATCACCGTGCTGGAACTCGACGAGCTCTGCCCGCTCGACAGGTTTGATCCCTGGCTTCGCGCAGGCGCGCAGCTCGACGTGCGCCGCGTGTGGGAGCAGCCCGACGCGTTCTCGCGCGACCTGGCCGATGGCCTCATCGTGCTCGGAGGCCGAGCGAACGCCCTCGACGACACTGCCTCGCCCTGGCTGCCGGCGGTGATGCGCATGCTGCGGCGTGCGGTCGACGCGGACGTCCCCACGCTCGGTGTCTGCCTCGGCCACCAGATCCTCGCCCGCGAGTTCGGTGGCGAGGTGCAGGCGCCCGCTGCGGGGCGCGACGAAGAAGGCGCGGTCGAAGTCGTCTGGAGCGAGGAGGCGGCGTCGGACCCGATGGTGGGCGAGCTCGCGCGTGCTGGCGCGAGTATCGTCGCGGAATCCCACAACGACGCCGTCACGCGCATCCCCGACGGTGCCTCGTTGCTCGCGTCGTCGGCGCGCTGTGCAGTGCAGGCGATGCGCATCGGCTCGGCTATTGGTGTGCAGTTTCATCCCGAGGTGTCGCCTGAGCGTATGGAGCTGTGGACGAACGGGCACGGGGGCGACGGTGCGGCGATTCGACGCGAGGTGGAGGCCGTGGATGCGCAGGTGGCGCTCGCCGGGCGGCGCCTGGCCGAGCAATTTCTCGTGGCTGTGGCGGAACGTGCCGGGACGATAGGCTGA
- the rbsK gene encoding ribokinase, producing MSDVCIVGSFMMDLIARTPRFPKPGETITGSSFTMTPGGKGFNQAIAAARAGASVAMVGRVGDDAYGEEFRTWLEREGVDASGVSVDDEVGTGVGLPMVDDEGQNCIVIIPRSNLELHAEQVQGQAEQIRAARVVVMQLEVPEDANQAAAQIAHDAGKTVILNPAPFREIPVEMLEHVDLLLPNESELAQLAESIGISTQCSIDEVAQAVHAKMNLDLIVTLGEEGALVVDDEGTQTVPSLKVKAVNTVGAGDTFTGNLAALLAQEVPLREAAARANVAAACSVTRVGSADSAPRHDELDAWVASLTADAQ from the coding sequence ATGAGCGACGTTTGCATCGTGGGGTCCTTCATGATGGACCTCATCGCCCGCACCCCACGGTTCCCCAAGCCAGGGGAGACCATCACCGGTTCGTCGTTCACGATGACCCCCGGTGGTAAGGGCTTCAACCAGGCCATCGCGGCGGCGCGCGCGGGTGCATCGGTGGCGATGGTCGGACGAGTCGGCGACGATGCCTACGGCGAGGAGTTCCGCACCTGGCTGGAGCGCGAGGGGGTTGACGCGTCCGGGGTGAGTGTCGACGACGAGGTGGGCACCGGCGTCGGCTTGCCGATGGTGGACGACGAGGGGCAAAACTGCATTGTCATCATTCCGCGCTCGAACCTTGAGCTCCACGCTGAGCAGGTGCAGGGGCAGGCGGAGCAGATTCGCGCTGCGCGCGTGGTCGTGATGCAGCTGGAGGTTCCGGAGGACGCGAACCAGGCCGCCGCACAGATTGCGCACGATGCGGGCAAGACGGTGATCCTCAACCCCGCGCCCTTCCGCGAGATCCCCGTCGAAATGCTCGAACACGTCGACCTCCTGCTGCCGAATGAGAGCGAGCTCGCTCAGCTAGCCGAATCGATCGGCATCAGCACGCAGTGCAGCATCGACGAGGTGGCGCAGGCTGTGCACGCGAAGATGAACCTGGACCTCATCGTCACGCTCGGCGAGGAGGGGGCGCTCGTCGTCGACGACGAGGGCACCCAGACGGTGCCGTCGCTCAAGGTGAAGGCCGTGAACACCGTCGGCGCTGGCGACACTTTTACCGGCAACCTCGCGGCGCTGCTCGCGCAGGAAGTGCCGCTCCGCGAAGCCGCTGCGCGCGCGAACGTGGCTGCGGCGTGCTCGGTGACGCGTGTGGGCAGTGCGGATTCTGCGCCTCGGCACGACGAGCTGGACGCGTGGGTCGCGTCCCTGACAGCGGACGCTCAGTAA
- a CDS encoding fumarylacetoacetate hydrolase family protein: MRIARFTRDGMEPTYGIIELAVDDGDHPDTIASLTADPLAGVPVNYTGERFHLDDVRLLSPVIPRSKIIGIGKNYADHVQEMGGEAPSELLAFIKPNTTVIGPGESIIKPAGCAEMSYEGELAIVIGRFCKEVPAERVKDVIFGYTIANDVTARDWQRSDNQWWRAKGADTFLPLGPWINTHLSIEEASQLSIQTTVGDELRQDGNTRDMMRTITDIVVELTKSITLLPGDLILTGTPAGVGDMNAGDEVSITIDGLGTLSNPVTDE; encoded by the coding sequence ATGCGCATTGCACGATTCACCCGCGACGGTATGGAACCCACTTACGGCATCATCGAGTTGGCGGTCGACGACGGCGACCACCCCGACACGATCGCCTCACTCACCGCAGACCCGCTAGCCGGGGTGCCCGTGAACTACACGGGGGAGCGGTTCCACCTTGACGATGTGCGGCTGCTCTCACCGGTGATTCCGCGCAGCAAGATCATCGGCATCGGCAAGAACTACGCCGACCACGTGCAGGAAATGGGCGGCGAGGCGCCTTCGGAACTGTTGGCATTCATCAAGCCGAACACGACGGTGATCGGTCCAGGCGAGAGCATCATCAAGCCCGCCGGCTGCGCTGAAATGAGCTACGAGGGCGAGCTCGCGATCGTCATCGGCCGGTTCTGCAAAGAGGTGCCCGCTGAGCGCGTGAAGGACGTCATCTTCGGCTACACCATCGCCAACGACGTGACCGCCCGCGACTGGCAGCGCAGCGACAACCAGTGGTGGCGTGCGAAGGGAGCCGACACTTTCTTGCCGCTCGGTCCGTGGATCAACACGCACCTGAGCATTGAGGAAGCCTCGCAGCTCAGCATCCAGACCACCGTCGGCGACGAGCTTCGCCAAGACGGCAACACGCGCGACATGATGCGCACCATCACCGACATCGTCGTCGAGCTCACGAAGTCGATCACCCTGCTGCCGGGCGACCTCATCCTCACCGGCACCCCGGCAGGCGTCGGCGATATGAACGCCGGCGATGAAGTGAGCATCACCATCGACGGGCTCGGAACGTTGAGCAACCCGGTCACCGACGAGTGA
- a CDS encoding 3-isopropylmalate dehydrogenase gives MTRKNIAVIGGDGIGPEVTTEALKVLHAAAPDAFSCTHYDLGAERWQRTGEVLPDSVLDELRDADAIVLGAVGAAPGSKAIPSGLLERGLLLRLRFAFDHAVNLRPSTLYPGVPTPLAPEVVDGKQVDFVVVREGTEGLYCGNGGAVRVGTPHEIATEMSVNTAYGVERVVRDAYERASRRRGKLTLLHKHNVLVNAGKLWNRVVAEIGEEFPDVETNYLHIDAAMIALVKDPAQFDVIVTDNLFGDIVTDLAAAVTGGIGLAASANINPSREFPSMFEPVHGSAPDIAGQGIADPTAAISSMALLLDHLGQPEQAARVQAAVAEDINGRGAGPVRTTEVGDRIAGRIA, from the coding sequence ATGACGCGCAAGAACATCGCAGTGATTGGCGGGGACGGCATCGGCCCCGAGGTGACCACCGAAGCACTCAAGGTGCTGCACGCCGCAGCGCCTGACGCATTCAGCTGCACGCACTACGACCTCGGCGCGGAGCGCTGGCAGCGCACCGGCGAGGTGCTTCCCGACTCCGTGCTCGACGAGCTGCGCGACGCAGACGCGATCGTGCTGGGCGCGGTGGGCGCGGCTCCCGGATCGAAGGCGATACCGTCGGGGCTCCTGGAACGCGGCTTGCTGCTGCGCCTGCGCTTCGCGTTCGACCACGCCGTGAATCTGCGCCCCTCCACCCTCTATCCGGGGGTGCCGACGCCGCTCGCACCCGAGGTGGTGGACGGCAAGCAGGTTGATTTCGTGGTGGTGCGCGAGGGCACCGAGGGCCTGTACTGCGGCAACGGCGGTGCGGTGCGCGTCGGCACGCCGCATGAAATCGCCACCGAGATGAGCGTGAACACTGCCTACGGCGTGGAGCGCGTGGTGCGCGACGCGTACGAGCGGGCGAGCCGTCGTCGGGGGAAGCTGACGCTGCTCCACAAACACAACGTGCTCGTCAACGCGGGCAAGCTCTGGAACCGCGTCGTCGCCGAGATCGGCGAGGAGTTCCCCGACGTCGAGACGAACTATCTGCACATCGACGCGGCCATGATCGCGTTGGTGAAGGATCCGGCGCAGTTCGACGTGATCGTCACCGACAACCTGTTCGGCGACATCGTCACCGACCTCGCCGCCGCCGTCACCGGTGGCATCGGGCTCGCCGCCAGCGCGAACATCAACCCGTCGCGCGAGTTCCCGAGCATGTTTGAACCCGTCCACGGTTCGGCACCCGACATTGCAGGCCAGGGCATCGCTGACCCGACCGCAGCCATCTCATCGATGGCACTGCTGCTCGACCACCTGGGGCAGCCCGAACAAGCGGCGCGCGTGCAGGCCGCCGTCGCAGAAGATATCAACGGACGCGGAGCAGGCCCGGTGCGCACCACCGAGGTCGGCGACCGCATCGCAGGAAGGATCGCATGA
- a CDS encoding NfeD family protein — protein sequence MAIFLTVGIVGLVIVAASLLFGEIIEGVFDLDFLGGDLFSVPSLAAFLGAFGFGGVISLSIVDITGIAVVVGIIAGALAAWGATALTRVLKRGENAATFRSDSLVGATGRVITDIPESGYGEVRIFGTGGSRKRSARADTAIPAGTEVWISSVLSPTAVEVTSIEELPPPQSIGSGPDPG from the coding sequence ATGGCGATTTTCCTGACGGTTGGCATCGTCGGTTTGGTGATCGTCGCGGCGTCGCTGCTGTTCGGCGAGATCATCGAAGGGGTGTTTGACCTCGACTTTCTGGGCGGCGATCTCTTCTCCGTCCCCAGCCTCGCGGCGTTCCTGGGTGCCTTCGGGTTTGGGGGAGTGATCTCTCTCAGCATCGTGGACATCACGGGAATTGCCGTCGTCGTTGGCATCATCGCTGGAGCGCTGGCGGCGTGGGGTGCGACGGCGCTCACCCGTGTGTTGAAGCGAGGGGAGAACGCCGCCACGTTCCGCTCGGATTCTCTCGTCGGTGCCACCGGGCGTGTCATCACGGACATCCCGGAGTCAGGCTACGGTGAGGTGCGCATCTTCGGCACCGGAGGTTCGCGTAAGCGTTCTGCTCGGGCCGATACGGCGATCCCCGCGGGTACCGAGGTCTGGATTTCGAGTGTCCTGTCGCCCACGGCTGTCGAAGTCACCTCGATTGAAGAACTACCACCGCCACAATCCATCGGCTCCGGCCCTGACCCTGGTTAA
- a CDS encoding SDR family oxidoreductase: MKPVAVITGASRGIGAAIARELVRTHHIFVGGTNPESVQKVVDELGDASPFVADLYDDAALAAAAQQVERCDVLIHSAGIEASKPIAETTRDDFRQIFEINLFAVAQLTTLLLPKLREARGHVFTINSGMGIRSRANGALYSGSKFALRAFTDALREEERGTIRVTSIHPGRVDTDMQRAMQERDGNPYEQGNYIRPDAIADLVRLAVDATPEAMIEYLEVRPVVAS; encoded by the coding sequence ATGAAACCCGTCGCAGTCATCACCGGAGCCTCGCGCGGCATCGGCGCGGCCATCGCCCGCGAACTCGTACGCACGCACCACATTTTCGTCGGCGGCACCAACCCCGAGAGCGTGCAGAAGGTCGTCGACGAGTTGGGTGACGCCTCACCCTTCGTCGCCGACCTCTACGACGACGCCGCACTCGCCGCGGCTGCCCAGCAGGTGGAGCGCTGCGACGTGCTCATCCACAGCGCCGGCATCGAAGCATCCAAGCCCATTGCGGAGACCACGCGCGACGACTTCCGGCAGATCTTCGAGATCAACCTGTTCGCCGTCGCCCAGCTCACGACGCTGCTGCTGCCCAAGCTGCGGGAGGCGCGCGGCCACGTATTCACCATCAACTCCGGCATGGGCATACGCTCCCGAGCGAACGGCGCCCTCTACAGCGGCTCGAAGTTCGCGCTGCGCGCCTTCACCGACGCGCTGCGCGAAGAAGAACGCGGCACCATCCGCGTCACCTCGATCCACCCCGGACGCGTCGACACCGACATGCAGCGCGCCATGCAGGAGCGCGATGGCAACCCGTACGAGCAGGGCAATTACATTCGCCCGGACGCCATCGCCGACCTCGTCCGGCTCGCCGTCGACGCGACGCCCGAGGCGATGATCGAGTACCTCGAGGTGCGCCCGGTCGTCGCGTCGTAG
- a CDS encoding RbsD/FucU family protein → MLRGVDPAISPDLLHILAQMGHGDELVIADRNFPSYRVGQRVVDARGYDAPQMIAAVCSLLPLDVAVDQPVLRMATTEGPDDIPPVHADVIAAVQSHLAPEQSVGTIERFSFYDRAEEAFAVVVTGERRPFGDFVLVKGVL, encoded by the coding sequence ATGCTGCGGGGAGTGGATCCGGCCATCAGCCCGGACTTGTTGCACATCCTCGCGCAGATGGGTCACGGCGACGAGCTCGTGATCGCCGACAGGAACTTCCCCTCCTACCGCGTTGGTCAGCGCGTCGTGGATGCACGCGGGTACGACGCGCCGCAGATGATTGCCGCCGTGTGTTCGCTGCTGCCGCTCGACGTCGCCGTCGATCAGCCGGTGCTGCGGATGGCGACGACGGAGGGCCCCGACGATATCCCGCCGGTGCACGCAGACGTGATCGCTGCGGTGCAGAGCCATCTGGCCCCGGAGCAGTCAGTGGGCACCATCGAGCGTTTCTCGTTCTACGACCGCGCTGAGGAGGCCTTCGCCGTCGTGGTCACCGGCGAGCGGCGCCCATTCGGTGACTTCGTACTCGTCAAAGGCGTGCTCTAA
- a CDS encoding flotillin family protein yields the protein MPELPPIVLGIGGAVLLVVLILWLIASRYKVARPNEAYIITGQKGKAVTNPETGLVSTDLSGQKVIMGGGVFVIPFVQRLHVLDLSSRRIMVTIRNAVSGQGIKLNVDGVAIVKVGGNEDSIRAAAQRFLMQQEEIETFTQETLAGSLRSIVGSLTVEQIIRDRAAFAQRVADESEASLTGQGLVLDTFQIQDITDDGTYLSDLGRPESARVGQLAAIAEADARREAEQARIAASQEIAISERALVLKEAEIQAETDAAKAQAAASGPLAQADRDQAILAEQEKVAVRQAALKERQLDTEVRKPADAKRYEIETEAQARRQASIYEAEARKAASIADAEADAERQRLSGEGEQSRRQALATAEAFEGAKRGEAEKARRIAEADAVRAEGEAKAAAVAAVGTAEAEAMDKRAEAFAHYNEAAVLQMLIEVLPQVAEKVAAPLSSIDKLTVVSTDGASALPKTVNDNMLQTVELVKNTTGIDLLDVLKQRVGKADVVAGETE from the coding sequence ATGCCCGAACTTCCACCGATCGTCTTGGGTATTGGCGGCGCAGTGCTGCTCGTCGTGCTCATCCTCTGGCTCATCGCGAGCCGCTACAAGGTTGCCCGTCCCAACGAGGCCTACATCATTACTGGTCAGAAGGGTAAAGCGGTCACGAACCCTGAGACTGGCTTGGTCTCCACCGACCTGTCCGGCCAGAAAGTCATCATGGGCGGCGGCGTGTTCGTCATCCCGTTTGTGCAGCGCCTGCACGTGCTGGACCTCTCGTCGCGCCGCATCATGGTGACCATCCGTAACGCCGTGTCCGGGCAGGGCATCAAGCTCAACGTTGACGGCGTCGCGATCGTCAAAGTTGGCGGCAATGAAGACTCCATCCGTGCTGCGGCGCAGCGCTTCCTCATGCAGCAGGAAGAGATCGAGACGTTCACGCAGGAAACCCTCGCAGGTTCGCTGCGTTCCATCGTGGGTTCGCTCACCGTCGAGCAGATCATCCGTGACCGCGCCGCCTTCGCGCAGCGGGTTGCCGACGAATCTGAGGCTTCGCTCACAGGTCAGGGCCTGGTGCTCGACACCTTCCAGATTCAGGACATCACCGACGACGGCACCTACCTCTCCGACCTCGGTCGCCCCGAGTCCGCGAGGGTTGGCCAGCTGGCTGCCATCGCCGAAGCCGACGCTCGCCGTGAGGCGGAGCAGGCGCGCATTGCCGCGTCGCAGGAGATCGCCATCTCCGAGCGCGCCCTGGTGCTGAAGGAAGCCGAGATCCAGGCCGAGACGGACGCCGCGAAGGCGCAGGCCGCAGCATCCGGCCCGCTGGCCCAAGCCGACCGTGACCAGGCCATTCTCGCCGAGCAGGAGAAGGTGGCCGTGCGGCAGGCCGCGCTGAAGGAACGCCAGCTCGACACCGAGGTACGCAAACCTGCGGATGCGAAGCGTTACGAGATTGAGACGGAGGCGCAGGCAAGGCGTCAGGCGTCCATCTACGAAGCGGAGGCGCGCAAGGCCGCGTCGATTGCCGACGCTGAGGCCGACGCCGAGCGTCAGCGCCTCTCCGGTGAGGGCGAGCAGTCTCGTCGCCAGGCGCTCGCGACCGCCGAAGCATTCGAGGGTGCGAAGCGCGGTGAAGCTGAGAAGGCTCGGCGTATCGCCGAGGCCGACGCAGTGCGCGCCGAAGGTGAGGCGAAGGCAGCTGCGGTGGCCGCCGTCGGTACCGCGGAAGCGGAAGCCATGGACAAGCGCGCCGAAGCCTTCGCGCACTACAACGAGGCAGCCGTGCTGCAGATGCTCATCGAGGTGCTGCCGCAGGTGGCGGAAAAGGTGGCCGCGCCACTCAGCTCCATCGACAAGCTCACCGTCGTATCCACCGACGGTGCCTCCGCGCTGCCCAAGACAGTCAACGACAACATGTTGCAGACTGTCGAACTGGTGAAAAACACCACCGGCATCGATCTGCTGGACGTGTTGAAGCAGCGCGTTGGGAAAGCCGACGTCGTGGCAGGCGAAACCGAGTAG